GAATTTTAAAGGAGGAATATCATGGATGACTCAAAGAATCAGGTGATTGAGGTCTGGGGCGATTTTGCTTGCTACTCGAGGCCGGAAAGCAAAGTGGAACGCCTTACATACCCGGTGCCGCCGCCCTCTGCTGTGCGCGGAGTACTCAGCGCCATTTATTCGAAGCCCCCGGAATTTTACTGGCAGGTCAGAAAAATTGAAGTGCTGAATCCTATCAATTATGTAAATTTCCGACGCAACGAAGTAAAGTGCAAAATGGGCGCAAAGCCGTTTCTTGTGGAGGACGAGCGCACACAGCGCCAAACGGTAGCGCTGAAAGACGTTCATTACCGCATCACCGCTCAAATGGTCCCGCGTCCAAGCTTCACCGGCGGCCGGCAGCGGATAATGGTTCAGTTCGAACGGCGCGTGAAACGCGGCCAGTGCTTTTTTCAGCCTTCCCTCGGGCTGCGGGAATTTCCGGCTTACTTCAGCTGGGGCAGCAGCGGAAAACCGCCGGTAAAATCTTTAAACCTCGATTTGGGTTATATGCTTTACGACGTGTTTGACCTGCATGATTTTGAAGTGAGAAAGAAATGTAAACCGAGCGTTTCCCTGTTTCATGCGCAGGTGAACGGCGGGGTAATGGAAATTCCACCCTATGACGATGCGTGGGTGCTGAAGCCGGAAGGGGGAAGCCAGATTGCTGACGGAGCTCTATGAATATGCACAGAAACAGGGATTGACGGCCAGGGCCGGTTTTAAACCCAAGAGAATCAAGGGGTACCTCTCCTTTTCCGCTAATGGGAAATTCCTTGGGATCGATCCGCCGCTGGAAGAAACGACTTTGGCTCCCGATATCGGTGCGGCGGCGAACGGCACCACAAAGTGCAATATCCTTGTGGAAAAGGCGAACCTGGTTCTGCAGATGGACGACAAGCCCAATATAAAAGTAAAACATGAGTTTTTCAAGCAGGGGCTGCGCAGCGGGGCCGAAGCGGAGCCGCTTTTCGCCGTATGTCTTCAGGCATTGGAAAATCCCGCAGCAGTGGAAGAAATGATTGCCGCACTGTCTGAAAAGAAGATTAAGGCCGGCGATCCGATCGGTTTGGAAGTCGATGGTCAGAAACTGGAAAAAAGCACAAAATATTTCGACTGGTGGGAAACATATCGCCGTGGAATCGGAGACAAGGAAAAAGCAGCCGCTCAGCGCTGCCTGATTACCGGGCGGATGACAGCGCCTATGCGCACCGTACCGAAAGTCGGCGGGCTTATGGCGGTAGGCGGCCATACTGCAGGAGACGCACTGCTCTGTTTTGACAAAGACGCTTTTGCGTCGTATGGATTCGACCATTCTGAAAACGCTGTCGTCTCTGAAAGCGCAATGACAGGTGTAAACGCGGCTTTACGTAACCTGATTGACGGCGCTCCAATTTTAGCCGGGGCAAAAATGCTGCATTGGTACAAGGAGCCGGTCAGGGAAGAGGAAGACATTTTAGCGTCGTTTTTCGGCAGGCGCAGGATTGAAGAAAGTGACGACGATGACAGCTACGCTCAGAGAATGGACAAAGCCCTTGCCGCTGCAAACCAACTGATCACAAGCGCAAAAGAAGGAAGGATGCCGGCAAAACTGCAGAACCGGTATTATATCATGCCGCTTTCCGGCGCGAACGGCCGCATGATGGTACGCGGCTGGGACGAAGGCAGTTATGAAG
This window of the Ruminococcaceae bacterium BL-6 genome carries:
- the cas5d gene encoding CRISPR pre-crRNA endoribonuclease Cas5d; its protein translation is MDDSKNQVIEVWGDFACYSRPESKVERLTYPVPPPSAVRGVLSAIYSKPPEFYWQVRKIEVLNPINYVNFRRNEVKCKMGAKPFLVEDERTQRQTVALKDVHYRITAQMVPRPSFTGGRQRIMVQFERRVKRGQCFFQPSLGLREFPAYFSWGSSGKPPVKSLNLDLGYMLYDVFDLHDFEVRKKCKPSVSLFHAQVNGGVMEIPPYDDAWVLKPEGGSQIADGAL
- a CDS encoding CRISPR-associated protein (Cas_Csd1); amino-acid sequence: MLTELYEYAQKQGLTARAGFKPKRIKGYLSFSANGKFLGIDPPLEETTLAPDIGAAANGTTKCNILVEKANLVLQMDDKPNIKVKHEFFKQGLRSGAEAEPLFAVCLQALENPAAVEEMIAALSEKKIKAGDPIGLEVDGQKLEKSTKYFDWWETYRRGIGDKEKAAAQRCLITGRMTAPMRTVPKVGGLMAVGGHTAGDALLCFDKDAFASYGFDHSENAVVSESAMTGVNAALRNLIDGAPILAGAKMLHWYKEPVREEEDILASFFGRRRIEESDDDDSYAQRMDKALAAANQLITSAKEGRMPAKLQNRYYIMPLSGANGRMMVRGWDEGSYEDLYENIKAWYDDLRIIMYGGKGFCKPAKLSKLEYRLLKPMNGQRNINDRMSEELAGIQTRLLYSVLHGRLTPDEVGKKALQYIRSNMLAAGSGDQKQERHPDLFACELLKVWIIRIQRKEGGEIHMKEFLNLDYPSAAYQCGRLMAVYAEIQKKALGNVNAGVIERYYAGASTAPAMVLGRLSNLSQYHLGKINDPGIRIYYQRFLDEICSKLTLPLPTALTLQQQGEFAVGYHQQHADMYKSRTDLQADPDENNNTEE